The DNA region AATCAGAGCACTTGGGGCTGTGACCCCCAGACTGCGAgggtggctccagcagattgcAGGCACAACATAACCTGTTGAGCAACCCACATCAGAACTTTACAACAAATGgcctcatttttatttaaattgacATTCTAATATGATGAAATTATGAATGAGTTATAATGTAATTTGAAGTGACTTAACCTTTATATTTGCTGAAAACTGTACAGTTAAATCATATGAGCCTTTGTATGGTCATGGTCAGGGTCATCCTTTCAGCTTATTTTATACCccccttttaaataaaacagcacAGTAGAATAACTTCAAATTACATTATAACTGGATGTCACCTAgttcacaaattattttttcaacTCACTCTAATAAATTTGCATTAATGTtaaaaagtaacattttcattctgaaCTAATGTTGAAGTTTAACCTTGCTACACCTATGTGTTACTGttgattgttttctttattaaagAAAGCCTTCTGCCATGGAGGGTTTCAGCTATCAGGGCACCAACAGTTATGAAGGCAGACATGAAGAGAAATAAAGTTCTATGATGATTAAAAAAGCTAAAATAATGAACGGCTTTGGATCTATGAAAAGACAGTGGTCTTAAAACTTGGCCACCAAACTCCAAGACAACAACTGAAACACTGATTATAAACACGCTGCTCATAAAGTGGTTCattaacacagacacaaacagataaGCCtcgagaaacacacacattcatttactGCTGGTTTCACTGCTTCGATCACTgaacatgatgtttttatttgatatgAATCTATGGAGGAAATCGTCTTGAGTGTGCAAGTGTAAGAGATAGTAAGGTGGCTGAAGGGCGGAGGTGATAACTCTGTTTTGCTGGGGTAATcagaaacagagaagaagaagaagcagttCAGCACAGTTCTCAGAAGACACTGTTACACATCTTTGTCATATTTTGGTGTGTTAAATATTTTGAGTTTTGTCTTCAAAGAGGAGGCTGAGATGACTTTGGACCATGACAGCATGCCTGATGCTTCATCCAGGAGTAAGTCATTTTCAGTAACAGAGCGTGAGTTTGGAGGGCATCATTTTTATCAGAGTCAGGTGTGGGGGTTTGATtcaaaaaatatcataattAGGCAACAAGCTACATATGAAGTTAATTTTTAATCTACTTAATGAGGAGAGGGTGTACAAGAAGTGAAATGAAAGCAGATCAGAGAACACAATATCACACCTGACTGCCTAATAATAATTATGGTGGTtttgcatgtttgattttctgcacacagaggacagactctTCAGACTGGTTGCTCTGAGCTTTGGACTCCTGTGTATCCTACAAGCTGCTGCCAACATTTCCCTGCGTCTTGCTCTCTGTGAGTGATCTTACATTTCTCTCTAATTTCACCCTGAGACTTAAATTCACCATCTCAACATTATAAGACCAAAAATTGGAACTACAAACACACTTACCAGCTATGATGATTATGTGACATATAGTGTGGAACCAACTTAGTTTCAGGAGTAATGAATTGCAGATGAAATGAACACAGCCCCACACCAAATGTGCACACTCATACTGTATGGTGTGTACATAAACTAGAATTAACACAAGAGTAGGTGTCTTTTCCCATGACACCCTAACCTCAGTGTTGACCTGCAGGCTGGTGTCATATGGGACTATAGGTACCTAAGGAATCCAGTGTTATCGACGCCACCTTCTCGGCAAAGAGGAAGATGGGCGTGACCATTTTCACAGAGGtcccttgacctctcacctcaggatatctgaatgaaaatgggagCTGTGGGTACTCACGAGTCTCCTCTTTACAGACCTGTTCCCTTTATACTGATATGATGCAGTTTGGGGCAAAAATCATGCAGTATAAACATGTTATGTTCTGCCTAATTTCTGCATCCTGGGTCCCTAAACAGTCTTGGTATTGAATAAATTGGGTATGAATGGAAATCTGAGAGTCTCTTTTATTCAGTGAGCTCAGgtttattcatgtgtgatgagACACCCAACTAAACACAGCATTTATTACAGATTTTTAACTAGAAAAACTCGgcacacagtgctgagctgcatctcaaattcaTCCTCAGGTTCCCTGCTTGAGAAAGATGTATACCACTTATATGAGGCATATACTGTTGACCTGCAATCTCCCCAAAAAGATCCTTTGTCCCCCacctaaaaaagacaaaaatgtgtcCCGGAGGGTTAACTACAGTAGGACAAACGTATCTTTATGCTGTTACAGATGCAAAGATGCCAGATTATGAGGCCATTATCAAAAATCTGACTGAAGAGGGAGAAGatttgaagaggaagatgatCACCTTTGGTGAGTACGAGGAAGAAACTGAATACATTCTCATTAACATGGGAATAAAAAGATacatgataaaaatgttttctacCTCCTGTTAggccaacatgttttttttcttatattctTATACTACTTCGTATGTGAAGTTTATTagcatcatttttatttatcattattatgattattttgctTTCTTCAACAGATAATCACTCCCAACAAGGATGGGTGTATTTCTCCCAcagtttttattacatttcttcTATTAACAAGTCCTGGCAAGACAGTAGAGACGACTGTCTGCAAAGAGGTGCAGACCTGATCATTATCAACagcagagaagaacaggtgagTAATTTGGCTGTGAGAGAAAAAGGggaagtcaaaggtcactgagATGGAGAGTGACTAAAATTGTAATAtttcatttatgttttatattgtttttctctctgtctctcttactGTAAACAAGGAATTTGCAAGAAAGTTCAAAGGGCTCAGGTGGATTGGACTGActgacagtgagacagagggGACATGGACATGGGTGGATGGGACTGCACTGAACACAAGGTTCATAAATTCCTTTTTTATTAAAGATAATGATTAatatggggcggcacggtggtgtggtgggtagcactctcgcctcacagcaagagggttgccggttcgatcccgggcgtgggagcccttctttgtggagtttgcatgttctccccgtgtcagcgtgggttctctccgggcactccggcttcctcccacagtccaaagacatgcagattggggactaggttaattgataactctaaattgtccgtaggtgtgaatgtgagcgtgaatggttgtttgtctctatgtgtcagccctgcgatagtctggtgacctgtccagggtataccctgcctctcgcccgatgtagctgggataggctccagcccccccgcgacccttaagaggatgaagcggttagaagaagatgaagattaATATGTAGTATTGCTATATATTAAGGAACTAGTCTTCCTGATTGACCCTCCAGCCACCAGCTGGTGGCAGTACTGAGTTTACTGCTGCTGAGCAGCACTCCAGTAGGTGAGTGAGGAGGAAGTCCTGCACCACCTTTGATATTATGTGTTGCAGAGGTGGCAATTATGAATCACTCAGCTTCTTCTAGGTGTTTCATTCAGGGCTGATCAAAGATTTGAGCAGTTTAACTTTCTTTAGGCCAAGCTGTTGCACCACTGTTCAAATAAACTTTAGTACACCTTGGGTCAccaaaaaactaaaattattttttgtaatgcTGAAACACTCAGGCGACCCGCCAAGACTTCACTCCAGCTTCTTTGGTTGTGTTTCCTGCTAAGAACAttctttgatgtttgttttcagctACTGAAACGCTGGGGAGCCCAACAGCCATCAAGGCATTGATGAAGACTGTGGAGAAATAAGGCTTTATGACAGGGAATACAACTGGAATGATTCACCATGTAAAAAGCTAAACTTCTGGATCTGTGAGAAGGTGGTGGCTCCATGACTCAGCATCCAAATCTGCCCTAGACTGGCGATTGATAAGCTGCAGGGGAAGTGTCTCATCATCATGTACGAACACCTACATGTCACCacaggaaaaacacaggtgtcaataataaaatgaatgatggctAAAGTCCATGTAACTGCTTCActttcagggtcctggtgtgttggctcactgtcacagtgTCACCATTTGTtgggacacttgaatagaaCAGAGCCATTCGTGTTACACCGTGCTTTcctgacaagtcaaaatgtctgctattGTTCAAAAAATTAGTGAAGACAGAAATATATCATTAATATATTGATCGATTCATTactaaattaattattttgtcaGTAGTCATCATTATCATCTTTATATAACACCTGATTATATTGCAATCGTCACAGTTTCAACTCTGCAATCACTTCTGACATCATCAAGTCTTCAAAGTGTATATAATCACATCAGAGTGCAGATACTTTTCATTTGGTTACTTGTCTAACCTTCCATAGATGCTTTAATGACTCATCAGCAGTGTCAAAAGGAGCTTTTGTAAATCTGTGATTGCTTTACTCACTGCTTTGTGTACAGCACAACACATTGTGTATTTATGAATTAACTGGATCCATTTTATGATAGGTTAGAAGTTGATTTTGCATTTTAACGGGGCCATCGTACATTCATTTGCATATGTGACATGCTGTAAACCCAGATTTATATTATAATTGGCTATTTCAGGATAAACGGTTTTTGATTTattcagaaaataaatcaaaacctgttTATCCTGAAATCGCCAATTTTGCTATATTATAAGCTTTGAAGCATCAGCTACTTAAACAGTGTAGATATTGGATTTCTGACTTATGCACAGTTTGCAAAATTGATCTAAATACAATCACTACACTGTTACAACTGTGTACTCCACTGTTCCCAGTGTACAGACATAGTTGTCACATATGCCAGGGATGGTTGTAACATGTCTATAAATATACATAATTAATCAAACAAATACTCAAAATGAAAAGATTATTTATCGTTCACGTTACtgtgactattcattcactggTCGCAAAATAAATGGCAACACACAGATGTAGCTTACATGATACAAAGTAGCTGGTCTGTGTTAAAGTGTAGACCTAGCTTACACTAAGTAGCAAGCTTGTGCGCAGGAGTGTAAtgtgtgttgcttggcaacagtaCTGTTCCAGTTGCTGGACTATGTGTGTTGGTGGAgctaaatatatcattaaataaacaaacaaatcataacCTGTTGCGGCTTTTTATCGTTAATAAATGGTGCTCGTAGAattgttgtataaaagcaatatcacactggAGGTTGTGCTGTTAAACTGAATATTATCAGCACAGTTATAATTATCTTtggcacagattttttttcccccatctgTGCCATCCTCAGGAAATGTTCTGCCtctgatttttttcctgttatcTTATGACCTGCTTTTCTACTGACTTACCATGCAACTGATCATCATTAACTTGGCGTGTAATCAAGTCTGTTCAAGCCTTCaggtttttaaatataaatggaggtacttggttcagagatggttgTAACAAGGCGTTAAAACTGTCCCAGTATCCCCAGCCATATATCCACCTACTGTAAACTACCCTGACTGTTAGTTTAacaaatgtttattatttttatttttagctttaAAGATGCTGATTCTGATGAGACTCCTTGACATTTGATCTCAGCACAGTATCCAAAGTTCAAATTTtacctaaaacaaacaaacaaacaagcaaacaaacaaacaaacaacaacaacaaaacaaacaaagaaaaaaagaaacaaacaactaaaccaaaacaaaacaaaacaaaaacaaataacaccaaaacacaaacaaacccatTAACAAAACATTTGCCAGTTCCTTTCTCTGGGAATTTTTAAATGTGGTTGCTTTTTTgttcaccagacctttctcaagaaaagaaaggtctggctggactctcactttaagattggagaaaaatgcggctgcttgtatttctttcaaccaatcacaatcgttctggcggtgccacagcaactgTGCGCTTgaaaaaatattgccggggggaatcaggttttggtgtaaaacgcccacaaaaatatcgcctacaggacgcgaaccatggcagaaaaatggctacatccccgcaagatcaaacaccgcaacaGTTAGTAAGGGCGTGTTGAAagcggttgaaaactgctacacaaccggaaatggtagggcgggacttcagcgggtggctcgttctgcccaatgagaggctgatctatgcagcgaacttccgcccactcagactactttTTTGTAAACAAGACGACAATctcactgaatatgtgcagagTGATGTAATCACTCCAACTTGTTCCTTATTGGAGGAATTCAACTGCCCCCTGTTACCACTGTCCCTGGTCTCCCCTACATTATCATTTTGTTATTCTTTGGTAGGTCTTGGAAAGCCTGTTCCATCTTTTTTGTAGTTTGTTTAATTGATTTATCTGAAAACaccatttgtctgtgtgttttgatgatgtcCCTCTATTAACTTCTTGATCAAGTTACCATCTGTACCTTCAGTGTTCAGAGAAACAGATAACAAAATGATGTCTAAAAGCCATCATCCCTTAATGATTTTCCTGAATAAATGTGATTTCTCTTGTCAAAGTATAGAAAAGAAGGAGATCTAGCCTAAGAAATAGAGACTGATGAAgtcaggttttttgttttgttgttgttgttgttgttgacactaggtgtgtgtttttaaaatgacacagcAACATAAGAAGGAGGTCCTTACTGCCATAGGtgtataatgtaatataatatattgcTTATATGTGTCCTCGTCTAAACACCAGGTCGACATCCAACTTCTTTTCTAGTGTTAGTGAGTTCCATCATTAAAGTATCATGTTCATCACCCTCAGTGACAAacagggctgtttcaagacactctgggggccccaggcaagaggcaccttggaggcctgtcatttataaaaagataaatcacttttctatgatacatcactgatatttaaaaggaataaattacttattgacttattcatacttcaaaaacagcatcaataagtgattaacataggggggatcaaaataaaataaataaattaaataaaaatcaaccagccaccctcctctcctgacaagtaaagaacagtcccttcatgagtaaagaacagtccctaaagtgcggtgaggtttgtgggccgttacctgccacaaagagagaaatgtgaacggctcgtttctcctctgacacatcacatacctgtgtaccgccacagctcggctgttcaggtatttctgggctGTCATGaaagcagcatattgagtgccaagTGGCCAGCGCGCACCGTTATTGGacagcgcatggacactcaccctcttgcaactggactttgaacttatcccacagtagtggtaccgtgaGGTAACGTAGTACTATGgtactccaacaatgctagTGCGGGTGGCAACCAGtcatgcgggacatggtctcaatttgtgGGACacgtgaaaagagacagaaatgctgtgcagtcccgcACAATGCGGGACGTCTGGTCCCCCTACTTAGCCACtcgcaagcagcagctagtagggggccccattaggggggattccaacgtgttgtcgttgttgcagtgtctGTAGGGATTCCATCATATTttcattgatatggaccaatgtcagccgtctctgggggcccccttccagctcAGGGCCCTtggcaattgcctagtttgcctgtccggtTACGACGGCCCTGGTGACAAACCTGCACTTCCTCCTGATTTCTTCAGGCAGTGCACTATTTGCTGCTGTGTTGATGTTATCACAAGAAATTTGGAAACATGCAGATTTGTATCTCATAACTGTGAAAGACCGTAAAGTTCAGTCTGTAGTCAGGTATCCTGCATGTTGAGAATCAGGACATTTAAATCTACACTTCTGTGGTTGGGAAATCCtactattaaatggagaaacctctgtccctccGTCCTTtcgtccgtctgtccgtctgtcatcatctgttttcctcctcactgctttgacCTATTTCTCTGAACTTGCAC from Epinephelus fuscoguttatus linkage group LG3, E.fuscoguttatus.final_Chr_v1 includes:
- the LOC125884902 gene encoding CD209 antigen-like protein D isoform X2, translating into MTLDHDSMPDASSRKDRLFRLVALSFGLLCILQAAANISLRLALYAKMPDYEAIIKNLTEEGEDLKRKMITFDNHSQQGWVYFSHSFYYISSINKSWQDSRDDCLQRGADLIIINSREEQEFARKFKGLRWIGLTDSETEGTWTWVDGTALNTSYWNAGEPNSHQGIDEDCGEIRLYDREYNWNDSPCKKLNFWICEKVVAP
- the LOC125884902 gene encoding CD209 antigen-like protein D isoform X1, with the translated sequence MTLDHDSMPDASSRKDRLFRLVALSFGLLCILQAAANISLRLALYAKMPDYEAIIKNLTEEGEDLKRKMITFDNHSQQGWVYFSHSFYYISSINKSWQDSRDDCLQRGADLIIINSREEQEFARKFKGLRWIGLTDSETEGTWTWVDGTALNTSYWNAGEPNSHQGIDEDCGEIRLYDREYNWNDSPCKKLNFWICEKVVAP
- the LOC125884902 gene encoding C-type lectin domain family 4 member F-like isoform X3; translation: MTLDHDSMPDASSRKDRLFRLVALSFGLLCILQAAANISLRLALYAKMPDYEAIIKNLTEEGEDLKRKMITFDNHSQQGWVYFSHSFYYISSINKSWQDSRDDCLQRGADLIIINSREEQEFARKFKGLRWIGLTDSETEGTWTWVDGTALNTSY
- the LOC125884902 gene encoding C-type lectin domain family 4 member F-like isoform X4; amino-acid sequence: MTLDHDSMPDASSRKDRLFRLVALSFGLLCILQAAANISLRLALYAKMPDYEAIIKNLTEEGEDLKRKMITFDNHSQQGWVYFSHSFYYISSINKSWQDSRDDCLQRGADLIIINSREEQEFARKFKGLRWIGLTDSETEGTWTWVDGTALNTSY
- the LOC125884902 gene encoding C-type lectin domain family 4 member F-like isoform X5, which gives rise to MTLDHDSMPDASSRKDRLFRLVALSFGLLCILQAAANISLRLALYAKMPDYEAIIKNLTEEGEDLKRKMITFDNHSQQGWVYFSHSFYYISSINKSWQDSRDDCLQRGADLIIINSREEQEFARKFKGLRWIGLTDSETEGTWTWVDGTALNTSY